One window of Tindallia californiensis genomic DNA carries:
- a CDS encoding chemotaxis protein CheC codes for MNLSVNDLNSMHLDVLKEIGNIGAGNAATSLAVMIQKKVDMQVPVVKILEVQDVPMVLGGEENIVAGIYFGMTGEIEGNIMVLLDMPSARKLTNFMMGGLSETSCEDDLMQLNDMEKSALQEIGNILSGSYVSSLASLTNLRVELTTPSLCVDMAGAILSVPAIQFGTISDHVLMIENTLFDGHQEMKANFFLIPDENSFDVLLQSLGVSG; via the coding sequence TTGAATCTTTCAGTTAATGATCTAAATAGTATGCACTTAGATGTCCTAAAAGAAATTGGTAATATAGGTGCAGGTAACGCAGCAACATCCCTTGCAGTAATGATTCAAAAAAAAGTTGACATGCAAGTACCTGTCGTTAAAATTTTAGAAGTTCAGGATGTACCTATGGTGCTTGGTGGAGAAGAAAATATTGTAGCTGGAATTTATTTTGGGATGACAGGCGAAATTGAAGGGAATATTATGGTTCTTCTAGATATGCCATCAGCGAGAAAACTGACCAATTTTATGATGGGGGGATTATCTGAAACCTCTTGTGAAGACGATTTAATGCAATTGAATGACATGGAAAAGTCTGCATTGCAGGAAATTGGGAATATATTATCAGGCTCCTATGTCTCATCCCTTGCTTCGTTAACGAATCTAAGGGTAGAGTTAACAACACCTTCTTTATGTGTCGACATGGCGGGTGCCATTTTAAGCGTTCCAGCTATTCAATTTGGAACAATAAGTGATCATGTTTTAATGATTGAAAATACACTGTTTGATGGTCATCAAGAGATGAAAGCAAATTTCTTTCTTATACCAGACGAGAATTCTTTTGATGTCTTATTACAGAGCTTAGGAGTGAGTGGGTGA
- a CDS encoding chemotaxis protein CheW translates to MSQYENGKQSDVDQFVIFRLDQESYGVSIHYVEIIEKVTAITRVPNSNDFVLGVINLRGEIVPVIDLRKRFNLSPSTITEESRIIILSVEDMTVGILTDSSSEVLNIPKNQIENTGTVLSIVDETSVEGIGKVDDRMIILLDIHSILELDKAEN, encoded by the coding sequence ATGAGCCAATATGAAAACGGAAAACAAAGTGATGTTGACCAATTCGTTATTTTTAGACTGGATCAGGAATCTTATGGGGTATCCATTCATTATGTGGAAATAATCGAAAAAGTTACTGCGATTACCAGAGTACCAAATTCTAATGATTTTGTACTGGGTGTCATAAATTTGCGTGGAGAAATTGTACCAGTAATCGATTTAAGAAAACGGTTTAACTTGTCTCCTTCCACTATAACTGAGGAGTCAAGAATTATCATACTATCAGTTGAAGATATGACGGTAGGCATTTTGACAGATAGTTCTTCAGAGGTCTTAAACATACCTAAAAATCAAATCGAGAATACGGGGACTGTATTGAGTATTGTTGATGAAACAAGTGTTGAAGGAATTGGTAAAGTTGACGACCGCATGATTATTCTTTTAGATATACATTCAATTCTTGAACTAGATAAGGCTGAGAATTGA